A genomic stretch from Erigeron canadensis isolate Cc75 chromosome 9, C_canadensis_v1, whole genome shotgun sequence includes:
- the LOC122582325 gene encoding GDSL esterase/lipase At5g45670-like, with protein sequence MGFGTHVLALLLVFTLTLLIIANGDPQVPCYFIFGDSLMDNGNNNNLLTQAKVNFPPYGIDFPDGPTGRFSNGRNIADVIAQLLGFKSSIPPFATAKGEELISGVNYASGAAGIRDETGLHMGGRICLGNQIKNHLITILRLSYLIGKGSLVETRKYLSQCIYTVGMGNNDYINNYFVPKYYQTSIRYTPEQYAQVLIKQYSAQLQELYRHGARKFGIFAPGQCGCTPGMMATYGVNSCVEEVNNAILLFNARLNTTIDDLNNKLIDAKFVLINTLHGYPNDINVTDTPCCEISNTNGKGNCIPNKVPCSNRQNYFFWDSFHPTERVSILDGTKAYESLYPLYSFDAISSSASNDTGYVSDA encoded by the exons ATGGGGTTTGGCACTCATGTTTTGGCATTATTATTGGTGTTTACATTAACACTGTTAATAATAGCCAATGGCGATCCTCAAGTCCCTTGCTACTTCATATTTGGTGATTCCTTGATGGATAATGGTAACAACAATAATCTTCTTACGCAAGCCAAAGTTAACTTCCCACCATATGGAATCGACTTCCCTGATGGCCCAACCGGCCGGTTTAGCAATGGCCGAAATATTGCTGATGTTATcg CTCAATTACTTGGGTTCAAGAGTTCCATTCCGCCGTTTGCAACTGCAAAAGGGGAAGAACTTATAAGCGGGGTAAATTATGCGTCTGGCGCAGCTGGAATTCGAGATGAGACCGGACTACACATG GGTGGAAGAATATGCTTGGGAAACCAGATAAAAAATCATTTGATCACCATCTTACGACTATCCTACTTGATTGGAAAGGGAAGTCTTGTGGAGACAAGGAAATACCTAAGCCAGTGCATATATACCGTCGGAATGGGTAACAACGACTACATTAACAACTACTTTGTTCCCAAATACTATCAGACAAGTATTCGATACACTCCCGAACAGTATGCACAAGTCCTCATCAAACAATATTCAGCACAACTTCAG GAATTGTACAGACATGGAGCCAGAAAGTTTGGAATTTTTGCACCTGGTCAATGTGGTTGTACCCCGGGGATGATGGCCACTTATGGTGTAAACTCATGTGTGGAAGAGGTTAATAACGCGATCTTATTATTTAATGCGCGTCTTAATACCACTATCGATGATCTAAACAATAAACTCATTGATGCAAAGTTCGTCTTAATCAACACTCTCCACGGGTATCCTAATG ATATCAATGTTACAGATACACCTTGTTGTGAAATTTCGAACACGAATGGCAAAGGGAATTGTATTCCGAATAAAGTCCCATGTAGCAATCGACAAAACTACTTTTTTTGGGACTCATTTCATCCGACCGAGAGAGTGAGCATTTTAGACGGAACAAAGGCATATGAAAGTCTTTATCCATTGTACTCTTTTGATGCTATTTCATCATCTGCGAGCAACGATACAGGCTACGTCAGTGATGCTTAA